In one Dama dama isolate Ldn47 chromosome 5, ASM3311817v1, whole genome shotgun sequence genomic region, the following are encoded:
- the HVCN1 gene encoding voltage-gated hydrogen channel 1 yields the protein MAAWNEKAVTRRPRVAPAERMSKFLKHFTVVGDDYHAWNINYKKWENEQEEEEEEQPPPTAASAEEGRATDPTPAPAPVPRPRLDFRTTLRKLFSAHRFQVIIICLVVLDALLVLAELVLDLKIIQPDKNHYAPRVFHYMSLAILTFFMMEIFFKIFVFRLEFFHHKFEILDAIVVVISFILDIVLLFREHEFEALGLLILLRLWRVARIINGIIISVKTRSERQLLRLKQINIQLATKIQHLEFSCSEKEQEIERLNKLLRQHGLLGEVN from the exons GCAGTCACACGCAGGCCCAGGGTGGCTCCCGCTGAGAGGATGAGCAAGTTCTTGAAACACTTCACCGTCGTCGGGGATGACTACCACGCCTGGAACATCAACTACAAGAAGTGGGAGaatgagcaggaggaggaggaagaagagcagCCGCCGCCCACTGCAGCCTCGGCCGAGGAGGGCAGAGCCACTGACCccaccccggccccggcccctgtGCCCAGGCCCCGCCTAGACTTCAGGACCACTTTGAGGAAGCTCTTCAGCGCCCACAGGTTTCAG GTTATCATCATCTGCCTGGTCGTCCTGGACGCCCTCCTGGTGCTTGCCGAGCTCGTTCTGGACCTGAAGATTATCCAGCCCGACAAGAATCACTATGCCCCCAGG GTGTTCCACTACATGAGCCTTGCCATCCTCACCTTTTTCATGATGGAgattttctttaagatatttGTCTTCCGCTTGGAGTTCTTTCACCACAAGTTTGAAATCCTGGACGCCATCGTGGTGGTGATTTCCTTCATCCTCGACATCGTCCTCCTCTTCCGGGAGCATGAGTTCGAGGCTCTAGGACTGCTGATCCTGCTCCGGCTGTGGCGGGTGGCCCGGATCATCAATG GGATAATTATCTCGGTTAAGACACGTTCAGAACGGCAACTGTTAAGGTTAAAACAGATAAACATACAACTGGCCACCAAGATCCAGCACCTTGAATTCAGCTGCTCTGAGAAG GAACAAGAAATTGAGAGACTTAACAAGCTATTGAGACAGCATGGACTTCTTGGGGAGGTGAACTAG